The Colius striatus isolate bColStr4 chromosome 24, bColStr4.1.hap1, whole genome shotgun sequence genome includes a window with the following:
- the HDAC1 gene encoding histone deacetylase 1, whose translation MALTQGTKRKVCYYYDGDVGNYYYGQGHPMKPHRIRMTHNLLLNYGLYRKMEIYRPHKANAEEMTKYHSDDYIKFLRSIRPDNMSEYSKQMQRFNVGEDCPVFDGLFEFCQLSAGGSVASAVKLNKQQTDIAVNWAGGLHHAKKSEASGFCYVNDIVLAILELLKYHQRVLYIDIDIHHGDGVEEAFYTTDRVMTVSFHKYGEYFPGTGDLRDIGAGKGKYYAVNYPLRDGIDDESYEAIFKPVISKVMETFQPSAVVLQCGSDSLSGDRLGCFNLTIKGHAKCVEFVKSFNLPMLMLGGGGYTIRNVARCWTYETAVALDTEIPNELPYNDYFEYFGPDFKLHISPSNMTNQNTNEYLEKIKQRLFENLRMLPHAPGVQMQPIPEDAVQEDSADEEEEDPEKRISIRNSDKRISCDEEFSDSEDEGEGGRKNVANFKKAKRVKTEEEKEEEEKKDEKEEEKVKEEKAEPKGVKEETKSS comes from the exons ATGGCGCTGACACAGGGCACCAAGCGCAAAGTCTGCTACTACTACGATG GTGATGTTGGAAACTACTATTATGGCCAAGGACATCCAATGAAACCCCACAGGATCCGAATGACCCACAACCTGCTGCTGAACTATGGCCTGTACAGGAAGATGGAGATCTAT CGCCCTCACAAGGcaaatgcagaagaaatgaCCAAGTACCACAGCGATGACTACATCAAATTTCTGAGATCTATCCGCCCAGATAACATGTCTGAGTACAGCAAGCAGATGCAAAGAT TTAATGTTGGGGAAGACTGCCCTGTGTTCGATGGGTTGTTCGAGTTTTGTCAGCTCTCTGCTGGAGGCTCAGTTG CCAGTGCTGTGAAGCTGAACAAGCAACAGACAGATATTGCTGTGAATTGGGCAGGAGGCCTTCACCATGCAAAGAAGTCAGAGGCTTCTGGCTTCTGCTATGTCAACGATATCGTCTTGGCCATCTTGGAGCTCCTCAA GTATCACCAGAGAGTGCTGTATATTGACATTGACATTCACCATGGAGATGGTGTGGAGGAAGCCTTTTACACCACAGACCGTGTCATGACCGTGTCCTTTCATAAGTACGGCGAGTACTTCCCCGGCACAGGGGACCTCCGG GATATTGGTGCAGGCAAAGGCAAGTACTATGCTGTCAACTATCCCCTCCGGGACGGCATCGACGACGAGTCCTATGAAGCAATATTCAAGCCA GTGATATCTAAAGTGATGGAGACGTTCCAGCCCAGCGCAGTTGTCTTGCAGTGTGGGTCAGACTCTCTGTCAGGGGACAGGTTGGGTTGTTTTAATCTCACCATCAAAG GTCATGCCAAGTGTGTGGAGTTTGTGAAGAGTTTCAATTTGCCCATGCTGATGCTGGGAGGAGGTGGCTACACGATCCGCAACGTGGCCAGATGCTGGACCTATGAGACTGCAGTGGCCTTGGACACTGAAATCCCCAATG AACTTCCCTATAATGATTATTTCGAGTACTTTGGGCCAGACTTCAAGCTCCACATCAGTCCCTCGAACATGACTAACCAGAACACCAACGAGTATCTGGAGAAGATCAA GCAACGTCTCTTTGAGAACCTGCGCATGCTGCCTCATGCTCCCGGTGTCCAGATGCAGCCAATCCCTGAGGATGCTGTGCAGGAAGACAGTGcagatgaagaggaagaagatcCTGAGAAACGCATTTCAA TCCGCAACTCTGATAAGAGGATATCCTGTGATGAGGAGTTCTCTGACTCTGAAgatgaaggggaaggagggcgcAAAAACGTCGCCAACTTTAAGAAAGCCAAACGtgtgaaaacagaagaggaaaaggaggaggaggagaagaaag atgagaaagaggaggagaaagtgaAAGAGGAGAAGGCGGAACCCAAAGG GGTGAAGGAGGAGACGAAATCCTCCTAA
- the LCK gene encoding tyrosine-protein kinase Lck isoform X2 yields the protein MGCCCSSDYDEDWIENIDICEHCNYPIEPDSKRQRLIRNGSDVQDPLVSYEATSPPCSPLQDKLVVALYNYEPKHDGDLGLRKGEKLRILEENGEWWKAQSLTTGQEGLIPYNFVAMVNTLEPEPWFFKNISRKDAERQLLASGNTHGSFLIRESETSKGSYSLSVRDFDQNQGEMVKHYKIRNMDNGGFYISPRVTFGSLHELVEHYTRSSDGLCTRLGKPCRTQKPQKPWWQDEWEVPRESLKLVEKLGAGQFGEVWMGFYNGHTKVAIKSLKQGSMSPSAFLAEANLMKNLQHPRLVRLYAVVTKEPIYIITEYMEKGSLVDFLKTSDGVKLGINKLLDMAAQIAEGMAFIEAKNYIHRDLRAANILVSDTLGCKIADFGLARLIEDNEYTAREGAKFPIKWTAPEAINYGTFTIKSDVWSFGILLTEIVTYGRIPYPGMSNPEVIQNLERGYRMPQPDHCPRELYELMVQCWKERPEERPTFEYMKSVLEDFFTATEGQYQQQP from the exons atgggctgctgctgcagctcggACTACGACGAGGACTGGATCGAGAACATCGACATTTGTGAGCACTGCAATTACCCCATCGAGCCCGACAGCAAGCGCCAG AGGCTGATCCGCAACGGCTCCGATGTGCAGGACCCCTTGGTGTCCTACGAGGCCACGTCTCCGCCGTGCTCCCCCCTGCAAG ATAAGCTGGTGGTGGCCCTGTACAACTACGAGCCCAAGCACGACGGGGACCTCGGGCTGCGCAAGGGCGAGAAGCTGCGCATCCTGGAGGA gaaTGGGGAGTGGTGGAAGGCACAGTCACTCACCACGGGCCAGGAGGGGCTGATCCCCTACAACTTCGTGGCCATGGTGAACACCCTGGAGCCCGAGCC GTGGTTCTTCAAAAACATCAGCCGGAAGGACGCGGAGCGGCAGCTCCTGGCATCGGGCAACACACACGGCTCCTTCCTCATCCGGGAGAGCGAGACCTCCAAAG GCTCCTACTCACTGTCCGTGAGGGACTTCGACCAGAACCAGGGGGAGATGGTGAAGCACTACAAGATCCGCAACATGGACAACGGCGGGTTCTACATCTCCCCCCGCGTCACCTTCGGCAGCTTGCACGAGCTGGTGGAGCATTACACAC GCAGCTCTGACGGGCTGTGCACCCGCCTCGGGAAGCCGTGCCGGACCCAGAAGCCGCAGAAGCCGTGGTGGCAGGATGAGTGGGAGGTGCCACGGGAGTCACTGAAGCTGGTGGAGAAACTGGGAGCAGGGCAGTTTGGAGAAGTCTGGATGG GCTTCTACAACGGCCACACCAAGGTGGCCATCAAAAGCCTGAAGCAGGGCAGCATGTCACCCAGCGCCTTCCTGGCAGAGGCCAACCTCATGAAGAACCTGCAGCACCCGCGCCTGGTGCGGCTCTACGCCGTGGTGACCAAGGAGCCCATCTACATCATCACAGAGTACATGGAGAAGG GCAGCCTCGTGGACTTCCTCAAGACCTCAGACGGAGTCAAGCTCGGCATCAACAAGCTGCTGGACATGGCAGCGCAG ATTGCTGAAGGGATGGCTTTCATCGAGGCCAAGAACTACATCCACCGGGACCTGCGTGCTGCCAACATCCTCGTGTCAGACACCCTGGGCTGCAAAATCGCCGACTTCGGGCTCGCCCGGCTCATCGAGGACAACGAGTACACGGCTCGGGAGG gtGCTAAATTCCCCATCAAGTGGACGGCGCCGGAGGCCATTAATTACGGCACGTTCACCATCAAGTCCGACGTTTGGTCGTTCGGGATCTTGCTGACCGAGATCGTCACGTACGGCCGGATCCCGTATCCAG GGATGAGCAACCCCGAGGTGATCCAGAACCTGGAGCGTGGCTACCGCATGCCGCAGCCCGACCACTGCCCGCGGGAGCTCTACGAACTGATGGTGCAGTGCTGGAAGGAGAGGCCCGAGGAACGGCCAACCTTCGAGTACATGAAGAGCGTGCTGGAGGATTTCTTCACTGCCACCGAGGGCCAGTACCAGCAGCAGCCGTGA
- the LCK gene encoding tyrosine-protein kinase Lck isoform X3, translating to MGCCCSSDYDEDWIENIDICEHCNYPIEPDSKRQDPLVSYEATSPPCSPLQDKLVVALYNYEPKHDGDLGLRKGEKLRILEENGEWWKAQSLTTGQEGLIPYNFVAMVNTLEPEPWFFKNISRKDAERQLLASGNTHGSFLIRESETSKGSYSLSVRDFDQNQGEMVKHYKIRNMDNGGFYISPRVTFGSLHELVEHYTRSSDGLCTRLGKPCRTQKPQKPWWQDEWEVPRESLKLVEKLGAGQFGEVWMGFYNGHTKVAIKSLKQGSMSPSAFLAEANLMKNLQHPRLVRLYAVVTKEPIYIITEYMEKGSLVDFLKTSDGVKLGINKLLDMAAQIAEGMAFIEAKNYIHRDLRAANILVSDTLGCKIADFGLARLIEDNEYTAREGAKFPIKWTAPEAINYGTFTIKSDVWSFGILLTEIVTYGRIPYPGMSNPEVIQNLERGYRMPQPDHCPRELYELMVQCWKERPEERPTFEYMKSVLEDFFTATEGQYQQQP from the exons atgggctgctgctgcagctcggACTACGACGAGGACTGGATCGAGAACATCGACATTTGTGAGCACTGCAATTACCCCATCGAGCCCGACAGCAAGCGCCAG GACCCCTTGGTGTCCTACGAGGCCACGTCTCCGCCGTGCTCCCCCCTGCAAG ATAAGCTGGTGGTGGCCCTGTACAACTACGAGCCCAAGCACGACGGGGACCTCGGGCTGCGCAAGGGCGAGAAGCTGCGCATCCTGGAGGA gaaTGGGGAGTGGTGGAAGGCACAGTCACTCACCACGGGCCAGGAGGGGCTGATCCCCTACAACTTCGTGGCCATGGTGAACACCCTGGAGCCCGAGCC GTGGTTCTTCAAAAACATCAGCCGGAAGGACGCGGAGCGGCAGCTCCTGGCATCGGGCAACACACACGGCTCCTTCCTCATCCGGGAGAGCGAGACCTCCAAAG GCTCCTACTCACTGTCCGTGAGGGACTTCGACCAGAACCAGGGGGAGATGGTGAAGCACTACAAGATCCGCAACATGGACAACGGCGGGTTCTACATCTCCCCCCGCGTCACCTTCGGCAGCTTGCACGAGCTGGTGGAGCATTACACAC GCAGCTCTGACGGGCTGTGCACCCGCCTCGGGAAGCCGTGCCGGACCCAGAAGCCGCAGAAGCCGTGGTGGCAGGATGAGTGGGAGGTGCCACGGGAGTCACTGAAGCTGGTGGAGAAACTGGGAGCAGGGCAGTTTGGAGAAGTCTGGATGG GCTTCTACAACGGCCACACCAAGGTGGCCATCAAAAGCCTGAAGCAGGGCAGCATGTCACCCAGCGCCTTCCTGGCAGAGGCCAACCTCATGAAGAACCTGCAGCACCCGCGCCTGGTGCGGCTCTACGCCGTGGTGACCAAGGAGCCCATCTACATCATCACAGAGTACATGGAGAAGG GCAGCCTCGTGGACTTCCTCAAGACCTCAGACGGAGTCAAGCTCGGCATCAACAAGCTGCTGGACATGGCAGCGCAG ATTGCTGAAGGGATGGCTTTCATCGAGGCCAAGAACTACATCCACCGGGACCTGCGTGCTGCCAACATCCTCGTGTCAGACACCCTGGGCTGCAAAATCGCCGACTTCGGGCTCGCCCGGCTCATCGAGGACAACGAGTACACGGCTCGGGAGG gtGCTAAATTCCCCATCAAGTGGACGGCGCCGGAGGCCATTAATTACGGCACGTTCACCATCAAGTCCGACGTTTGGTCGTTCGGGATCTTGCTGACCGAGATCGTCACGTACGGCCGGATCCCGTATCCAG GGATGAGCAACCCCGAGGTGATCCAGAACCTGGAGCGTGGCTACCGCATGCCGCAGCCCGACCACTGCCCGCGGGAGCTCTACGAACTGATGGTGCAGTGCTGGAAGGAGAGGCCCGAGGAACGGCCAACCTTCGAGTACATGAAGAGCGTGCTGGAGGATTTCTTCACTGCCACCGAGGGCCAGTACCAGCAGCAGCCGTGA
- the MARCKSL1 gene encoding MARCKS-related protein, with the protein MGSQGSKAAKAEGSVPPSGHAAATEPAKANGQENGHVRLNGDMTPKVGGEATPLNGNGSAEAPKEEESKGEAGGGDAIEPAPPAEGGDAKPEGAAAPKDTPKKKKKFSFKKSFKLSGISFRKNKKEAGDSSGSSPSEDQGKVEAKGEESPAAEPSAPPEEAPAEEQSGAAASEPKREDAEAGESKEEEKQQQAGESHGDTAKPEEPSKAAGAEPTAAPAEQKEE; encoded by the exons ATGGGCAGCCAGGGCTCTAAGGCGGCCAAGGCGGAGGGCAGCGTCCCGCCGAGCGGCCACGCCGCTGCCACCGAGCCCGCCAAAGCCAACGGGCAG GAGAACGGCCATGTGAGGCTCAACGGGGACATGACCCCCAAAGTGGGCGGTGAAGCGACACCCCTGAACGGGAACGGCTCGGCCGAAGCCccgaaggaggaggagagcaaggGCGAGGCGGGCGGCGGGGACGCCATCgagcccgcgccccccgccgaaGGGGGAGACGCCAAACCCGAGGGTGCCGCCGCCCCCAAGGACACCcccaagaagaagaagaagttCTCGTTCAAGAAGTCCTTCAAGCTGAGCGGCATCTCGTTTAGGAAGAACAAGAAAGAAGCGGGGGACTCCTCTGGGTCCTCTCCCTCGGAGGACCAAGGCAAGGTGGAGGCCAAGGGCGAGGAGAGCCCCGCGGCTGAGCCCTCGGCTCCCCCCGAGGAGGCGCCGGCGGAGGAGCAGAGCGGGGCCGCGGCCAGCGAGCCCAAGAGGGAGGATGCAGAAGCGGGAGaaagcaaggaggaggagaagcagcagcaggctggggaaAGCCACGGGGATACAGCCAAACCAGAGGAGCCCTCGAAAGCGGCGGGGGCTGAGCCCACGGCAGCTCCGGCGGAGCAGAAGGAAGAGTAG
- the LCK gene encoding tyrosine-protein kinase Lck isoform X1, with the protein MGCCCSSDYDEDWIENIDICEHCNYPIEPDSKRQRLIRNGSDVQDPLVSYEATSPPCSPLQGEVQPWQGVAVDTPPVGHRHPVPLLALPDKLVVALYNYEPKHDGDLGLRKGEKLRILEENGEWWKAQSLTTGQEGLIPYNFVAMVNTLEPEPWFFKNISRKDAERQLLASGNTHGSFLIRESETSKGSYSLSVRDFDQNQGEMVKHYKIRNMDNGGFYISPRVTFGSLHELVEHYTRSSDGLCTRLGKPCRTQKPQKPWWQDEWEVPRESLKLVEKLGAGQFGEVWMGFYNGHTKVAIKSLKQGSMSPSAFLAEANLMKNLQHPRLVRLYAVVTKEPIYIITEYMEKGSLVDFLKTSDGVKLGINKLLDMAAQIAEGMAFIEAKNYIHRDLRAANILVSDTLGCKIADFGLARLIEDNEYTAREGAKFPIKWTAPEAINYGTFTIKSDVWSFGILLTEIVTYGRIPYPGMSNPEVIQNLERGYRMPQPDHCPRELYELMVQCWKERPEERPTFEYMKSVLEDFFTATEGQYQQQP; encoded by the exons atgggctgctgctgcagctcggACTACGACGAGGACTGGATCGAGAACATCGACATTTGTGAGCACTGCAATTACCCCATCGAGCCCGACAGCAAGCGCCAG AGGCTGATCCGCAACGGCTCCGATGTGCAGGACCCCTTGGTGTCCTACGAGGCCACGTCTCCGCCGTGCTCCCCCCTGCAAGGTGAGGTCCAGCCGTGGCAGGGGGTGGCTGTGGACACCCCCCCAGTTGGCCACCGCCACCCTGTCCCTCTGCTTGCCCTCCCAGATAAGCTGGTGGTGGCCCTGTACAACTACGAGCCCAAGCACGACGGGGACCTCGGGCTGCGCAAGGGCGAGAAGCTGCGCATCCTGGAGGA gaaTGGGGAGTGGTGGAAGGCACAGTCACTCACCACGGGCCAGGAGGGGCTGATCCCCTACAACTTCGTGGCCATGGTGAACACCCTGGAGCCCGAGCC GTGGTTCTTCAAAAACATCAGCCGGAAGGACGCGGAGCGGCAGCTCCTGGCATCGGGCAACACACACGGCTCCTTCCTCATCCGGGAGAGCGAGACCTCCAAAG GCTCCTACTCACTGTCCGTGAGGGACTTCGACCAGAACCAGGGGGAGATGGTGAAGCACTACAAGATCCGCAACATGGACAACGGCGGGTTCTACATCTCCCCCCGCGTCACCTTCGGCAGCTTGCACGAGCTGGTGGAGCATTACACAC GCAGCTCTGACGGGCTGTGCACCCGCCTCGGGAAGCCGTGCCGGACCCAGAAGCCGCAGAAGCCGTGGTGGCAGGATGAGTGGGAGGTGCCACGGGAGTCACTGAAGCTGGTGGAGAAACTGGGAGCAGGGCAGTTTGGAGAAGTCTGGATGG GCTTCTACAACGGCCACACCAAGGTGGCCATCAAAAGCCTGAAGCAGGGCAGCATGTCACCCAGCGCCTTCCTGGCAGAGGCCAACCTCATGAAGAACCTGCAGCACCCGCGCCTGGTGCGGCTCTACGCCGTGGTGACCAAGGAGCCCATCTACATCATCACAGAGTACATGGAGAAGG GCAGCCTCGTGGACTTCCTCAAGACCTCAGACGGAGTCAAGCTCGGCATCAACAAGCTGCTGGACATGGCAGCGCAG ATTGCTGAAGGGATGGCTTTCATCGAGGCCAAGAACTACATCCACCGGGACCTGCGTGCTGCCAACATCCTCGTGTCAGACACCCTGGGCTGCAAAATCGCCGACTTCGGGCTCGCCCGGCTCATCGAGGACAACGAGTACACGGCTCGGGAGG gtGCTAAATTCCCCATCAAGTGGACGGCGCCGGAGGCCATTAATTACGGCACGTTCACCATCAAGTCCGACGTTTGGTCGTTCGGGATCTTGCTGACCGAGATCGTCACGTACGGCCGGATCCCGTATCCAG GGATGAGCAACCCCGAGGTGATCCAGAACCTGGAGCGTGGCTACCGCATGCCGCAGCCCGACCACTGCCCGCGGGAGCTCTACGAACTGATGGTGCAGTGCTGGAAGGAGAGGCCCGAGGAACGGCCAACCTTCGAGTACATGAAGAGCGTGCTGGAGGATTTCTTCACTGCCACCGAGGGCCAGTACCAGCAGCAGCCGTGA